A window of the Streptomyces sp. NBC_00454 genome harbors these coding sequences:
- a CDS encoding SigE family RNA polymerase sigma factor, whose amino-acid sequence MSTLHATTTSAVVTRLHDVNRRTAVRTATAPTRRPSHVVAIDAKTYERPSVPAQRTAGSPADSSNEAEFTAYVQERRAALYATAFHLTGDRYEAEDLLQTALFSTYRAWDRISDKAAVGGYLRRTMTNLHISAWRRRKLSEYPTEELPETASDTDAMGGTELRAVLWQALTRIPEPQRTMLVLRYYEGRTDPEIAEILGISVGTVKSSIWRSLRRMREDEALNFGADEAESFEKLVA is encoded by the coding sequence ATGAGCACGCTGCACGCCACCACCACCAGCGCGGTTGTCACGCGGCTGCACGATGTGAACCGCAGGACGGCCGTCCGAACGGCGACGGCCCCCACCCGGCGGCCGTCGCACGTGGTGGCCATCGACGCGAAGACCTACGAGCGCCCCTCCGTCCCCGCGCAGCGCACGGCGGGCTCCCCGGCCGACTCCTCCAACGAGGCCGAGTTCACGGCGTACGTCCAGGAGCGGCGGGCCGCCCTGTACGCGACGGCCTTCCACCTGACGGGCGACCGCTACGAGGCCGAGGACCTGCTGCAGACCGCGCTGTTCTCCACGTACCGCGCCTGGGACCGCATCAGCGACAAGGCGGCCGTCGGCGGCTACCTGCGGCGCACGATGACCAACCTGCACATCAGCGCCTGGCGCCGCCGCAAGCTCAGCGAGTACCCGACCGAGGAGCTCCCGGAGACGGCCTCGGACACGGACGCGATGGGCGGTACGGAGCTGCGTGCGGTGCTGTGGCAGGCGCTCACCCGCATCCCGGAGCCGCAGCGCACGATGCTGGTGCTCCGGTACTACGAAGGCCGCACCGACCCGGAGATCGCCGAGATCCTGGGCATCAGCGTCGGCACGGTGAAGTCCAGCATCTGGCGCTCGCTGCGGCGGATGCGCGAGGACGAGGCCCTGAACTTCGGCGCCGACGAGGCGGAGTCCTTCGAGAAGCTCGTCGCGTAG
- the afsQ1 gene encoding two-component system response regulator AfsQ1 produces the protein MPFLLLIEDDDAIRTALELSLSRQGHRVATAATGEDGLKLLREQRPDLIVLDVMLPGIDGFEVCRRIRRTDQLPIILLTARNDDIDVVVGLESGADDYVVKPVQGRVLDARIRAVLRRGEREATDSAVFGSLVIDRNAMTVTKNGEDLQLTPTELRLLLELSRRPGQALSRQQLLRLVWEHDYLGDSRLVDACVQRLRAKVEEVPSSPTLIRTVRGVGYRLDSPQ, from the coding sequence GTGCCTTTCCTGTTGCTCATCGAGGACGACGACGCCATCCGCACGGCCCTCGAACTCTCCCTGTCACGCCAGGGCCACCGTGTGGCCACCGCGGCGACGGGAGAAGACGGCCTCAAGCTGCTGCGCGAGCAGCGTCCGGACCTGATCGTCCTGGACGTCATGCTGCCCGGGATCGACGGCTTCGAGGTGTGCCGGCGCATCCGCCGTACCGACCAGTTGCCGATCATCCTGCTGACCGCGCGCAACGACGACATCGACGTGGTCGTCGGCCTGGAATCGGGGGCCGACGACTACGTCGTCAAGCCCGTCCAGGGGCGGGTCCTCGACGCCCGCATCCGCGCCGTACTGCGCCGCGGCGAGCGCGAGGCCACCGACTCCGCCGTCTTCGGCTCGCTGGTCATCGACCGCAACGCCATGACGGTCACCAAGAACGGCGAGGACCTCCAGCTCACCCCGACCGAGCTGAGGCTGCTGCTGGAACTCAGCCGCCGCCCCGGGCAGGCCCTGTCGCGCCAGCAGCTGCTGCGGCTGGTCTGGGAACACGACTACCTGGGCGACTCGCGCCTCGTGGACGCGTGCGTGCAGCGGTTGCGCGCCAAGGTCGAGGAAGTGCCCTCCTCGCCCACCCTGATCCGTACGGTGCGGGGCGTCGGCTACAGACTGGACTCCCCTCAGTGA
- a CDS encoding ATP-binding protein has protein sequence MIKALFAGRRWTSLRLRLLIVFALVALTTAVSASGIAYWLNRQAVLDRTQDAVLGDFRQEMQNRAAALPIDPTQEELQRTAEMMAGSSPGYSVLLVHERKDHTTVTGAAGPDAFRMADVPKSLQHAVNDRQKTTAVNDAEYHMYWQRTKPDGNPYLVGGTRIVGGGPTGYMYKSLAQERDDLNALAWSLTIATGLALLGSALLAQAAARTVLKPVQRLGDAARRLGEGELDHRLEVSGTDELADLSHTFNKTAEALEKKVADMSAREESSRRFVADMSHELRTPLTALTAVAEVLEEEVETLDPMIAPAVALVVSETRRLNDLVENLMEVTRFDAGTARLVLDDVDVADMVTACIDARAWLDAVELDAERGIVARLDPRRLDVILANLIGNALKHGGSPVRVSVLVEGEWLVIAVRDNGPGIPEAVLPHVFDRFYKASASRPKSDGSGLGLSIAMENAHIHGGDITAANRAEGGALFTLRLPMDVGKVIAHEDEA, from the coding sequence GTGATCAAAGCCCTCTTCGCGGGCCGGCGCTGGACCAGCCTGCGGCTGAGGCTCCTCATCGTGTTCGCCCTGGTCGCGCTGACGACCGCCGTCTCCGCCTCCGGGATCGCGTACTGGCTCAACCGCCAGGCCGTTCTGGACCGGACCCAGGACGCCGTCCTCGGCGACTTCCGCCAGGAGATGCAGAACCGGGCCGCCGCGCTGCCCATCGATCCGACGCAGGAGGAGCTGCAGCGCACCGCCGAGATGATGGCGGGCAGCAGCCCCGGCTACAGCGTGCTGCTGGTCCACGAGCGCAAGGACCACACCACCGTGACGGGCGCGGCCGGTCCGGACGCCTTCCGGATGGCCGACGTCCCCAAGTCGCTCCAGCACGCGGTCAACGACCGGCAGAAGACGACGGCGGTCAACGACGCCGAGTACCACATGTACTGGCAGCGGACGAAGCCCGACGGCAATCCGTACCTGGTCGGCGGCACCCGGATCGTGGGCGGCGGGCCGACGGGCTACATGTACAAGTCCCTCGCCCAGGAGCGCGACGACCTCAACGCCCTGGCCTGGTCGCTGACCATCGCCACCGGCCTCGCGCTGCTCGGCTCCGCACTGCTCGCGCAGGCCGCGGCCCGGACCGTGCTCAAGCCCGTACAGCGCCTGGGCGACGCGGCGCGGCGGCTCGGCGAGGGGGAGCTGGACCACCGCCTGGAGGTGTCGGGCACGGACGAACTCGCCGATCTGTCGCACACCTTCAACAAGACGGCGGAGGCGCTGGAGAAGAAGGTCGCCGACATGAGCGCCCGGGAGGAGTCCAGCCGGCGGTTCGTCGCGGACATGTCCCACGAGCTGCGCACGCCGCTGACGGCGCTGACGGCGGTCGCCGAGGTGCTGGAGGAGGAGGTCGAGACCCTCGATCCGATGATCGCACCGGCGGTGGCGCTGGTCGTCAGCGAGACCAGGCGCCTCAACGACCTGGTGGAGAACCTGATGGAGGTCACCCGCTTCGACGCGGGGACGGCCCGGCTGGTGCTGGACGACGTGGACGTCGCCGACATGGTGACGGCCTGCATCGACGCGCGGGCCTGGCTGGACGCGGTCGAACTCGACGCGGAGCGCGGGATCGTGGCCCGCCTGGACCCGCGGCGCCTCGACGTGATCCTGGCCAACCTGATCGGCAACGCGCTCAAGCACGGCGGTTCGCCGGTACGGGTCTCCGTGCTGGTGGAGGGGGAGTGGCTGGTCATCGCGGTGCGCGACAACGGGCCGGGCATCCCGGAGGCCGTGCTGCCGCACGTGTTCGACCGTTTCTACAAGGCGAGCGCGTCCCGGCCGAAGTCGGACGGCAGCGGGCTGGGCCTGTCCATCGCGATGGAGAACGCGCACATCCACGGCGGGGACATCACTGCCGCGAACCGGGCGGAGGGCGGTGCGCTGTTCACCCTGCGGCTGCCGATGGACGTGGGGAAGGTGATCGCGCATGAAGACGAGGCGTAG
- a CDS encoding LysR family transcriptional regulator gives MDVDLRDLELLEAMAESGSLTAAAARLYVSQPALSQRLTRLEDRLGMRLFERTGRRLVPNPAGRRMLVAARQVLGELESATRDLRDIRDGKDRRVRFAAQCSTTFPWLPPVLRAFREREPDTEVRIVTVPGDAPIPALLADLVDVAMVTKTDPQMDRVELTRMFEDEMVAVVPAGHPWASRTHVTARDFTGVDLVLYDVYDQSRIPSEPLPIPRGARPARITTMPLVTDLVIEMAAGGQGVAILPNWVAAPYASSHGLALVRIGAKPLTRTWFCATRPGPLPPLQAAFVEELTTHLTGPRPA, from the coding sequence ATGGATGTGGATCTGCGCGACCTGGAACTCCTGGAGGCGATGGCCGAGTCCGGCTCGCTGACCGCCGCCGCCGCGCGGCTCTACGTGAGCCAGCCCGCCCTCAGCCAGCGCCTGACCCGGCTGGAGGACCGGCTGGGCATGCGGCTCTTCGAGCGCACGGGCCGCCGCCTCGTGCCGAACCCGGCCGGCCGCAGGATGCTCGTCGCCGCGCGCCAGGTCCTCGGCGAACTGGAGTCGGCCACCCGCGACCTGCGCGACATCCGTGACGGCAAGGACCGCCGGGTGCGCTTCGCCGCCCAGTGCAGCACCACCTTCCCGTGGCTGCCGCCCGTCCTGCGCGCCTTCCGCGAGCGGGAGCCGGACACCGAGGTGCGGATCGTCACGGTCCCCGGCGACGCGCCGATCCCGGCCCTTCTGGCCGACCTCGTCGACGTCGCCATGGTCACCAAGACGGACCCGCAGATGGACCGGGTGGAGCTGACCCGGATGTTCGAGGACGAGATGGTGGCGGTGGTGCCCGCCGGACACCCCTGGGCGTCGCGCACGCACGTGACGGCCCGCGACTTCACGGGCGTGGACCTGGTTCTCTACGACGTCTACGACCAGAGCCGGATCCCCTCGGAACCGCTGCCGATCCCCCGGGGTGCCCGCCCCGCCCGCATCACCACCATGCCCCTGGTGACCGACCTGGTCATCGAGATGGCGGCGGGCGGCCAGGGCGTGGCGATCCTCCCGAACTGGGTGGCCGCACCGTACGCGTCCTCGCACGGCCTCGCCCTGGTCCGCATCGGGGCCAAACCCCTGACCCGCACCTGGTTCTGCGCCACCCGTCCCGGGCCCCTGCCGCCCCTCCAGGCCGCCTTCGTGGAGGAACTGACCACCCACCTCACGGGCCCCCGGCCCGCCTGA
- a CDS encoding SDR family NAD(P)-dependent oxidoreductase: MSATTTGTAVTRTAVTRTAVTRTALVTGSSSGIGLDIARAFLERGDNVVLNGRDDGRLAKAAAVLGRPERTAWVVGDIADRDTGEALVRTALDRFGSADVLVNNAGTFASKPFTEVTEEELDGFLTHNLKGTYLTTQAFVRAVRGRGRGAAVVNIGTVLVDHGLAGFPASAPVASKAGVHGLTVSLAAELAADGIRVNLVAPGIVRTPLHEGADVDAYGGLALLNRVGEVAEISEAVLYLAAAEFVTGHVLRVDGGHVTGRS, encoded by the coding sequence ATGTCCGCCACCACGACCGGCACCGCCGTCACCCGCACCGCCGTCACCCGTACCGCCGTCACCCGTACCGCCCTCGTCACGGGCTCTTCCAGCGGCATCGGCCTGGACATCGCCCGGGCCTTCCTGGAGCGCGGCGACAACGTCGTGCTCAACGGCCGCGACGACGGCCGCCTCGCCAAGGCCGCGGCCGTCCTCGGCCGACCGGAGCGCACGGCCTGGGTCGTCGGCGACATCGCCGACCGGGACACCGGCGAGGCGCTCGTCCGTACCGCCCTCGACCGGTTCGGGAGCGCCGACGTCCTCGTGAACAACGCCGGGACCTTCGCGTCCAAGCCCTTCACCGAGGTCACCGAGGAGGAGCTGGACGGGTTCCTGACCCACAACCTCAAGGGCACCTACCTCACCACCCAGGCCTTCGTCCGGGCGGTGCGCGGTCGGGGGCGCGGCGCCGCGGTCGTCAACATCGGCACCGTTCTCGTGGACCACGGCCTGGCCGGCTTCCCGGCCTCGGCGCCGGTGGCGAGCAAGGCGGGCGTGCACGGGCTGACCGTCAGCCTGGCGGCCGAGCTGGCGGCCGACGGCATCCGGGTCAACCTCGTGGCGCCCGGCATCGTCCGCACGCCGCTGCACGAGGGCGCCGACGTGGACGCGTACGGGGGCCTCGCGCTGCTGAACCGGGTCGGCGAGGTCGCGGAGATCTCGGAGGCGGTCCTCTACCTCGCGGCCGCGGAGTTCGTCACGGGCCACGTCCTGCGCGTGGACGGCGGCCACGTCACCGGCCGCTCCTGA
- a CDS encoding 4-oxalocrotonate tautomerase family protein: MPYVNVKITREGATAAQKAEIIAGVTGLLVDVLDKDPATTFVVIEEVDLESWGVGGVPTAEYRRRTRVVSAAAQEPPFNPYSA, from the coding sequence GTGCCGTACGTCAATGTGAAGATCACCCGCGAAGGTGCCACCGCCGCCCAGAAGGCCGAGATCATCGCCGGGGTCACCGGCCTGCTGGTCGACGTCCTCGACAAGGACCCCGCCACCACCTTCGTCGTCATCGAGGAGGTCGACCTGGAGAGCTGGGGCGTCGGCGGCGTACCGACCGCGGAGTACCGCCGCCGGACCCGGGTCGTGTCGGCGGCGGCCCAGGAGCCGCCGTTCAACCCGTACAGCGCCTGA